A single genomic interval of Aedes aegypti strain LVP_AGWG chromosome 1, AaegL5.0 Primary Assembly, whole genome shotgun sequence harbors:
- the LOC5576840 gene encoding bifunctional purine biosynthesis protein PURH, producing the protein MASGKIAILSVSDKSGLLDLAKGLNQLGLKLVASGGTAKAVRDQGLLVRDVSDVTGAPEMLGGRVKTLHPAVHGGILARETSSDLNDMKRQNFEFVQVVVCNLYPFGLTISKPDVTVEDAVENIDIGGVTLLRAAAKNHKRVTVLCDPSDYGKVLDEIKQHGDTTEATRQVLALKAFTHTAEYDNLISDYFRKQYSAGVSQLNLRYGMNPHQKPAQIFTTLEKLPLKVVNASPGFINLCDALNGWQLVRELKKALGLPAATSFKHVSPAGAAVGVPLTMDQAKLCMVDDLFDSLTPLATAYARARGADRMSSFGDFVALSDTCDLVTAKIISREVSDGIIAPGYTEEALELLKKKKNGGYCVLQIDPTYEPSPVERKTLFGLQMEQRRNDADINKALFTNVVTKNKNLPDGALRDLIVATIALKYTQSNSVCYAKDGQVVGIGAGQQSRIHCTRLAGDKADNWWLRQHPRVTSMQFKKGVKRAEISNAIDNYVNGTVGKDMPVAQFESMYEKVPEFLTDADKHNWAKQLTGVSLGSDAFFPFRDNVDRARLSGVSYIASPSGSTNDAGVIEACNDHGIVMVHTNLRLFHH; encoded by the exons ATGGCGAGTGGTAAAATTG CAATTCTCAGCGTGTCGGACAAGTCCGGTCTGTTGGATTTGGCCAAGGGATTGAATCAGCTTGGTCTGAAGTTGGTGGCCAGCGGAGGTACCGCCAAGGCCGTCCGCGATCAGGGGCTTCTGGTTCGGGATGTGTCCGATGTAACTGGTGCCCCAGAGATGTTGGGAGGTCGCGTGAAGACGTTGCACCCTGCGGTCCATGGTGGTATTTTGGCTCGAGAGACCTCTTCGGATTTGAACGATATGAAGCGACAGAACTTCGAGTTTGTCCAGGTGGTAGTGTGCAACTTGTATCCTTTCGGGTTGACCATCTCCAAACCGGATGTAACGGTTGAGGACGCCGTGGAAAACATCGATATCGGAGGAGTTACGCTGCTGCGGGCGGCAGCCAAGAACCACAAGCGAGTAACGGTGTTGTGTGATCCCTCTGACTATGGAAAGGTTCTCGATGAAATCAAGCAACACGGAGACACTACGGAAGCAACCCGACAGGTTCTAGCATTGAAAGCTTTCACTCACACAGCCGAGTATGACAATCTGATCTCTGACTATTTCCGTAAGCAATACTCGGCGGGAGTTTCGCAGCTCAACCTTCGGTACGGCATGAACCCTCACCAGAAACCTGCTCAGATCTTCACTACGCTGGAGAAGCTCCCGTTGAAGGTCGTCAACGCATCGCCAGGGTTCATCAACCTGTGTGACGCGCTGAATGGTTGGCAGTTGGTTCGCGAGCTGAAGAAAGCCTTGGGACTTCCTGCTGCCACTAGCTTCAAGCATGTGTCCCCAGCTGGAGCTGCCGTGGGAGTTCCGCTGACGATGGACCAAGCAAAGCTATGCATGGTTGATGACCTGTTTGACAGCCTAACGCCACTGGCTACAGCCTATGCTCGCGCCCGTGGTGCCGATCGTATGTCTTCTTTTGGCGACTTCGTAGCCCTGTCGGACACCTGTGACTTGGTCACTGCCAAAATCATATCCCGCGAAGTATCCGACGGAATCATTGCTCCGGGATATACCGAAGAGGCTCTGGAGCTgttgaagaagaagaaaaatggaGGCTACTGCGTCCTTCAGATTGACCCCACTTATGAGCCGAGTCCAGTGGAGAGGAAGACCTTGTTCGGACTTCAGATGGAACAACGTCGCAACGACGCCGATATCAACAAAGCGCTGTTCACCAATGTCGTAACGAAGAACAAGAACCTCCCGGATGGGGCCCTGCGAGATCTGATCGTCGCTACCATCGCTCTGAAGTACACTCAGAGTAACTCAGTGTGCTACGCAAAGGACGGCCAGGTTGTCGGTATTGGAGCAGGTCAACAGTCTCGTATCCATTGTACTCGGCTTGCCGGTGATAAGGCCGACAACTG GTGGCTCCGGCAGCATCCACGCGTGACCTCGATGCAGTTCAAGAAGGGAGTGAAGCGTGCGGAGATCTCGAACGCCATCGACAACTATGTCAACGGGACCGTCGGCAAGGACATGCCCGTGGCTCAGTTTGAGTCGATGTACGAAAAAGTTCCGGAGTTCCTGACCGACGCCGACAAGCATAACTGGGCCAAACAGCTGACGGGGGTATCGCTGGGATCGGATGCTTTCTTCCCGTTCCGGGACAATGTCGATCGGGCCAGATTGAGCGGCGTTTCGTACATCGCCAGTCCGTCCGGATCGACGAATGATGCCGGCGTCATCGAGGCTTGTAACGATCATGGGATTGTCATGGTGCATACCAACCTGAGATTGTTCCATcactag